A region of the Sideroxydans lithotrophicus ES-1 genome:
AGTGTCGGCGTGAACCTGGTGTTCAAGCTGCTGGAGACCGCATCGCGCGTGCTGGCCAACGGTTATGACATCGAGGTGATCGAGGCGCATCATCGCCACAAGGTGGATGCCCCTTCGGGCACAGCGCTGGGCATGGGCGAAGTGATCGCCAGAACCCTGGGGCGCGACCTTGGGCAATGCGCGGTCTATGGGCGCGAAGGCGTGACCGGCGAGCGCGACCCTTCCACGATAGGCTTTGCCACCGTGCGCGGCGGCGACATCGTCGGCGACCACACGGTGCTCTATGCGGGCATCGGCGAGCGCATCGAAATCACCCACAAGGCCAGTAGCCGCGCCACCTTTGCGCTGGGTGCCTTGCGTGCGGCTCGCTTCCTCAAGGCCAACAAGGCCGGGCTGTACGACATGCAGGACGTGCTCGATCTGAAATAAAGGAATCATCATGGAAAATAACAAACTGCCAGCCGCTGGCTGGGACTGGGTGGGTCGTTATGTGGCCGTCATCGTGCTGTCGCTCATCCTGGCGACAGCACTCGGCAATATGGAATTGTTCGTGAAGACCACGATAGGCGGCAAACTCAATGCATCTCACATTGTGGAGTTTCTCGGATATGGCATGGCATTGGTGGCATTCTGGGTGCTTGGCCAGCGTGCCACCATCGCCGTGCAGCAGCATGAAGGGAAATGGTCGTTCATGCAGCACCTGATCCTGCCGACGGTGAGCCTGGTCGCTGTTGCGCTGGCCTACTCGGTCATGCTCCTGCTGCTCAAGCCGGTGATGGACGCTGCGCTGCACAATATCTACAACTGGACATTCATCGTCGGCATCCTGGGCTGCGCAGGCTGGCTGGTCATGGCAGTGCTGAATCAATCTGCGTCGCTGACCGCACTGTTCACCGAACGCAAATCGACGGAACCGGATCGCACTTGCCCAGGTTGCGGGGCGAGCTGCAAGGAACCGGACAAGTTCTGCAAACGATGCGGCATGGCGCTGGGCGGATAGCTCACTGATTTTGCCCGCAAGGCCGGGGAGACTGTGGCTCATGTGGAATAGATCAAGAGCAGGTTGCAAGAGGATGTGATGAGTTCGAAATAGACCGCGAACGAATGCGGCATTTGATCGGGGAGTCGATATGCGCAACATCGTGTTATTCAGTGGTGACGACCACAAATTCGTCCTGTTGAACGAGAGCGAGCCGGGTGAGGAAAGCGGTGTCCGTTCCAACCAGTACCTGATCCAGCATGCCGATTCCGGCGTGATGCTCGATCCGGGCGGGTTCGGCGTGATGCCGCGCGTGCTGGCGGAGTTGTTGCGCTATCTTTCGCCGCAGCAATTGAAAGGCATCGTGCTCTCGCACCAGGATCCCGACATTGTCGGGGGGCTGGCGACTTGGCTGGAACTGACCGGGGCGCCGGTCTATGTCTCCGAGATATGGTTGCGCTTCCTCCCGCATTACGGCATCAAGGGCATGAGCCGCTTTGTGGGAGTGCCGGATATCGGCATGGATTGGGAAGTTGCTCCCGGATTCGAACTGAAGCTGGTCCCTGCGCATTTCTTGCACTCCGAAGGCCAGATCAACGTTTACGACCCAAGATCGAAAATACTGTTCAGCGGAGATATCGGTGCAGCCATGCTGCCAACGGACAAGGACTATGTCTATGTGGACGACTTTGCCGGGCATCTGCGCTATATCGAAGGGTTCCACCGCCGTTACATGTGTTCCAACCGTGCGGCTCGCATCTGGGTGGATCGAGTCTCCAGGCTGGATATCGACATGATCGCACCGCAGCATGGCCCCATCTATCGCGGCAAGGCAGTGAAGGAATTCCTGGCCTGGTTCAAGGAATTGCAATGCGGTGTCGACCTGATGGTCGAGGACGGGCGAGTCTGAGCATGACCTCCATTTTTTCTGTCGCCCCGCAGAGTCTGGAGGAGATGCGCCAGCAGGTGCTGGAGCGTTTTGCCTCGCTGATCGAAAACCAGACGCGTACCCAGTTGTTCGCCAACAACATCGGTGCACTGGTGCATGACGTCAATGCCGAGATCAATGCCGGGCACGAGCAGAGCATCCGGTTGCTGGACAATATCGATATCAGCCAGACGGATCGGGATGCGATCCAGTCTCGTTTACGCAGCGATATGGCGCTGGCAGGGCGGCTGGACAAGACGCTGGAATTGCTGTTGGGCGAACGGCAGCGACAATGGGATATGAATGACGAGCACCTCAAGCGCGTCATGCTAGATTTCAACAGGACGGTGGAGAATCTGGCGGGCACGCTGATCGAGAAGGATCTGCTCGAACGCCAGAGCCATGTGCTGGAGAACATCATCATCTCGCATGAGAAAGTGACGCAGTGGCGGCAGTTCGTGCAGGGCATATTGGCCAGCTTTCACTCCATCTTCCCCTTCAATTTTTTCTATATCGCTTTTGCTGAAGAGCACGGCTTGGCGCTTTACCTGTATTTCCTGGGGGACTATTCGGACGAGGTCAAGACGTCGGTGCGCGGTAAGCTGACCCGCGAGATGTTGGCCAAGCTGGGATTGCCCGAGGACACGCTGATCGATATCGAGGAGTTCGAGATCCCAGCGCATACCAAGGCCGATTCGATCAGCGACATCGATCTCATCACCGTGCGTGTGCCGCAACTCGACATGCTCAATCTGGCTGGCGTGCTCGGGGTGGCTTACGGTTCCATGCAGAAGTTGACGGCGCAGGAGGCCAGCGTCATCCGTTCCATACTCGCCGTGATGGTGATGGTGGTCGGTTCCAGCAAGGCGTTGAGTAAGACATTGGCTGAACTGGAATACTACTCGACGCATGATCCGTTGACTGGCCTGCATAACCGGCGGCATTTCAACGAGATGCTGGAATACGAGATCGATCGTTCGGAGCGACATAATCATGAGTTCTCGATCCTGATGCTGGATCTGGACGACTTCAAGGACATCAACGATACCTATGGGCATCCTTGCGGCGATGCCACTTTGTGCGCGGTGTCAGAGATTGTGCGCAGTACGATGCGCAAGGGCGACCTGACTACGCGCATCGGCGGCGACGAATTTGCCATCATCCTGACCGAGACCAGCCAGGAGGGCGCGCGCGAGGTGGCTGAAAAGCTGCGAGTGGCGCTGCGCGATCACAAGTTCGAAGCGCCCAATGGCAAGACTTTCCATACCACCACATCCATCGGACTGATCGCCTACCCCAAGGATGCGCAGAACATCTCCGACCTGATGGCCGGTGTGGATATCGGCTTGTATCGTGCCAAGTCCATTGGCAAGGATAGTGTGTGTTCCGTCGAAGAGGTGGAAGACAAGATACAGACGGGGCGCAATGTGCGCGATCATGCCGAGAAGATGCGCGAAGCCTTGCGCAATGACCATATCAAACCCTATTTTCAGCCTGTCATCGACTGCAAAAGCGGCGAGATATTCGCTTATGAGGCGCTTGCGCGCCTGGTGGAGCCCAACGGTGAAACCATTTCAGCTGGCGCATTCATCGAAATCATCGAGAAATATGGCATGGGCCGGGAGCTGGATCGGGTGATGATCCAGAAATCCCTGGAAACCCTGAAAGCACATATTGCCGCTCAAGGTGCGCCGCGCAAGCTGTTCATCAACCTTTCATCCCAGGAGATTCAGGGGCGCGGAGTACTGGGATTCGCAGAAAAATTGTGCCAGGAACTGGAGATCCCGCCGCAGAACATCGTGTTCGAGTTGCTTGAGCGCGATGCCATCGGCGACATGACTCGCATGCGCAAATTCCTGGCCGAGCTGAGAAAGAGCGGATTCTCCTTCGCGCTGGACGATTTTGGCAGCGGCTACAATTCATTCCATTACCTGCGCGAACTGCACTTCGAGTTCGTCAAGCTGGACGGGGATTTTGTGCGCAACATCCTTGTTTCCAAGATAGATCGTGCATTGGTAAGCAATTTGAGCCGCTTATGCCGTGACTTGGGTATGCTGATGGTGGCGGAATTCGTCGAGTCGCAGGAGATCATGGATGAATTGAATGCCATGGGCGTGGACTATGCCCAAGGTTTCCATCTTGGCGTACCTACGCCAAGAATCAACTAGGAATTGTCTGCAGGGGATGTTGCATGCATCACGGCGATCAAAACCCGGTCCTTGACTGTCCTAAGTAACGAGCATTTTGATCCCGATCAGGATCAATACCGCACCGCCAAAGATTTCCGCCTTGTTTTCCAGCCAGGTGCCGCTGTTTTTGCCAATTCGCACGCCTAGCCAGCTGAAAGCAAAAGTCGCCACGCCGATGATCAGGCAGGCAAGGTAAACATTGATATCCAGCAGAGTCAGGCTGAAACCGGCGGCCATGGCGTCGATGCTGGTGGCGACAGACAGCAGCAACATCATTTTGTTGGTGATTGCCGCAATGTCTTCTTCAATGCCTTCGTGCAGGCCTTCGTAAATCATCTTGGCGCCGATCAGGGCCAGCAATCCAAAGGCGATCCAGTGGGCATAGGCCTCGACCCAGCCCAATATGCCTTTTCCTCCCAGGTATCCGATGAAGGGCATCAAAGCCTGGAAAGAGCCAAAGAACAAGCCGGCTTTCAAATCCAGTCCGCGGCTATTGTCTTTTGCGCCAAGTCCGATGGAAACGGCAAAAGCATCCATGCTCAGTGCGACTGCCAAAACGATTACTTCGAGCATGTCAGGTGGTTTTCGATCCGGTTGATTGGAGTGCGCTCTTGCCCAGCAGCGGCGCGGAAGAGGCGAATTATACGGTATTGGCCTCGCCAGGCAGTTGCAAGCGCAGAGCTTCCGTTTGATGCGGGCCCGCTAATCCGCTATAATGCACGACGAATCAAAGGCGGGATGGACGCAACGTTCTTCCCGCTTCTTTATGTCCAGTTCAAGGGAGCCTCCGGTGTCGCAAACAAGTCCTGCCATTCTAGTTTTAGCCGATGGGACAGTGTTTCGCGGAACCGCCATCGGCGCCTCCGGCAGTAGCGTCGGCGAGGTGGTGTTCAACACTTCCATCACCGGTTACCAGGAAATTCTCACCGACCCATCGTATTGCAGGCAGATCGTCACGCTGACCTATCCGCATATCGGCAACGTCGGCTGCAACCCGGAAGACGTCGAGTCGCGCCAGGTGTTCGCCAGCGGCCTGATCATCCGTGACCTGTCCATGACGGTGAGCAATTTTCGCAGCACCCAGTCTTTGCCCGAATACCTCAAAGCCAACAACGTCGTCGCCATCGCCGGCATCGATACGCGCAAACTGACACGTATCCTGCGCAGCAAGGGTGCGCAGAACGGCTGCATCGCCACTGGCAACAACGTTGAGGCCGCATTGGCGGCCGCACGCGGTTTTGCCGGCTTGGCGGGCATGGATCTGGCGCAGGTCGTGACTTGCGATAAATCTTATCAATGGACACAGCGCGAGTGGAAACTGGGCGAAGGCTTCCGCGATGTGGCCGAATCGAAGTTCCATGTGGTGGCTTATGATTTCGGCGTGAAGCGCAACATACTGCGCATGCTGGCCGAGCGCGGCTGTCGCATCACTGTGGTTCCCGCGAAAACCGCCGCTGTCGATGTGCTGGCGCTGCAGCCGGACGGTGTGTTCCTGTCCAACGGCCCTGGCGATCCTGAACCCTGCGATTACGCGATCGCAGCGACGCAAAGATTCCTCGAAGCCGGCGTGCCGTTGTTTGGCATCTGCCTTGGACACCAGATACTGGGGCTGGCTTCAGGCGCAAAAACGGTGAAGATGAAGTTTGGCCACCGCGGTGCCAACCACCCGGTGCAGGACACACAGACCAAACGCGTGATGATCACCAGTCAGAACCACGGTTTCGCGGTCGATGCGGCGACGCTGCCTGCGAACACGCGCGTCACCCACATCTCGCTGTTCGACGGCACACTGCAAGGCTTCGAGCTGACCGATAAGCCCGCGTTCTGTTTCCAGGGGCATCCCGAGGCGAGTCCCGGCCCGCACGATGTTGCCCCGTTGTTCGATCGCTTCGTGGCGATGATGGAGAAGAATTAAATGCCGAAGCGTACAGACATCAAGAGCATCCTCATTATCGGCGCCGGCCCCATCGTCATCGGCCAGGCGTGCGAGTTCGATTATTCCGGTGCGCAGGCTTGCAAGGCGCTGCGCGAAGAAGGCTACCGCGTCATCCTGGTGAACTCGAATCCGGCCACCATCATGACCGACCCGAACATGGCGGATGCGACCTACATCGAGCCGATCACCTGGCAGATGGTGGAGAAGATCATTGCCAAGGAGAAGCCCGACGCGATCCTGCCGACCATGGGCGGGCAGACCGCGCTGAACTGCGCGCTCGACTTGGCCAAGCACGGCGTACTGGAAAAGTACAACGTCGAGATGATCGGCGCCTCGCGCGACGCCATCGACATGGCGGAAGACCGCGAGAAATTCAAGCAGGCTATGACGCGCATCGGGCTGGCTTCGGCACGCTCCGCCATCGCGCACAGCATGGAAGAAGCGCTGCAGGTGCAGCAGGTGATGGGTTTTCCCACCATCATCCGCCCGTCGTTCACCATGGGCGGCAGCGGCGGCGGCATCGCCTACAACCGCGAAGAATTCGTGGAGATCTGTGAGCGCGGCCTGGAAGCGTCGCCCACGCGCGAGCTGCTGATCGAGGAATCGC
Encoded here:
- a CDS encoding manganese efflux pump MntP produces the protein MDAFAVSIGLGAKDNSRGLDLKAGLFFGSFQALMPFIGYLGGKGILGWVEAYAHWIAFGLLALIGAKMIYEGLHEGIEEDIAAITNKMMLLLSVATSIDAMAAGFSLTLLDINVYLACLIIGVATFAFSWLGVRIGKNSGTWLENKAEIFGGAVLILIGIKMLVT
- a CDS encoding putative bifunctional diguanylate cyclase/phosphodiesterase → MTSIFSVAPQSLEEMRQQVLERFASLIENQTRTQLFANNIGALVHDVNAEINAGHEQSIRLLDNIDISQTDRDAIQSRLRSDMALAGRLDKTLELLLGERQRQWDMNDEHLKRVMLDFNRTVENLAGTLIEKDLLERQSHVLENIIISHEKVTQWRQFVQGILASFHSIFPFNFFYIAFAEEHGLALYLYFLGDYSDEVKTSVRGKLTREMLAKLGLPEDTLIDIEEFEIPAHTKADSISDIDLITVRVPQLDMLNLAGVLGVAYGSMQKLTAQEASVIRSILAVMVMVVGSSKALSKTLAELEYYSTHDPLTGLHNRRHFNEMLEYEIDRSERHNHEFSILMLDLDDFKDINDTYGHPCGDATLCAVSEIVRSTMRKGDLTTRIGGDEFAIILTETSQEGAREVAEKLRVALRDHKFEAPNGKTFHTTTSIGLIAYPKDAQNISDLMAGVDIGLYRAKSIGKDSVCSVEEVEDKIQTGRNVRDHAEKMREALRNDHIKPYFQPVIDCKSGEIFAYEALARLVEPNGETISAGAFIEIIEKYGMGRELDRVMIQKSLETLKAHIAAQGAPRKLFINLSSQEIQGRGVLGFAEKLCQELEIPPQNIVFELLERDAIGDMTRMRKFLAELRKSGFSFALDDFGSGYNSFHYLRELHFEFVKLDGDFVRNILVSKIDRALVSNLSRLCRDLGMLMVAEFVESQEIMDELNAMGVDYAQGFHLGVPTPRIN
- a CDS encoding MBL fold metallo-hydrolase — encoded protein: MRNIVLFSGDDHKFVLLNESEPGEESGVRSNQYLIQHADSGVMLDPGGFGVMPRVLAELLRYLSPQQLKGIVLSHQDPDIVGGLATWLELTGAPVYVSEIWLRFLPHYGIKGMSRFVGVPDIGMDWEVAPGFELKLVPAHFLHSEGQINVYDPRSKILFSGDIGAAMLPTDKDYVYVDDFAGHLRYIEGFHRRYMCSNRAARIWVDRVSRLDIDMIAPQHGPIYRGKAVKEFLAWFKELQCGVDLMVEDGRV
- the dapB gene encoding 4-hydroxy-tetrahydrodipicolinate reductase, with the protein product MERIKVAIAGSGGRMGKVLLECVAQADDLTLHAALEHGGSALLKQDASVLGGSKGVTIMADAEQALQGADVLIDFTRPEGTLHHLEICRKHRVNMVIGTTGFNAQQKAQLGAAAQDIGIVFAPNMSVGVNLVFKLLETASRVLANGYDIEVIEAHHRHKVDAPSGTALGMGEVIARTLGRDLGQCAVYGREGVTGERDPSTIGFATVRGGDIVGDHTVLYAGIGERIEITHKASSRATFALGALRAARFLKANKAGLYDMQDVLDLK
- a CDS encoding zinc ribbon domain-containing protein, with product MENNKLPAAGWDWVGRYVAVIVLSLILATALGNMELFVKTTIGGKLNASHIVEFLGYGMALVAFWVLGQRATIAVQQHEGKWSFMQHLILPTVSLVAVALAYSVMLLLLKPVMDAALHNIYNWTFIVGILGCAGWLVMAVLNQSASLTALFTERKSTEPDRTCPGCGASCKEPDKFCKRCGMALGG
- the carA gene encoding glutamine-hydrolyzing carbamoyl-phosphate synthase small subunit, which gives rise to MSQTSPAILVLADGTVFRGTAIGASGSSVGEVVFNTSITGYQEILTDPSYCRQIVTLTYPHIGNVGCNPEDVESRQVFASGLIIRDLSMTVSNFRSTQSLPEYLKANNVVAIAGIDTRKLTRILRSKGAQNGCIATGNNVEAALAAARGFAGLAGMDLAQVVTCDKSYQWTQREWKLGEGFRDVAESKFHVVAYDFGVKRNILRMLAERGCRITVVPAKTAAVDVLALQPDGVFLSNGPGDPEPCDYAIAATQRFLEAGVPLFGICLGHQILGLASGAKTVKMKFGHRGANHPVQDTQTKRVMITSQNHGFAVDAATLPANTRVTHISLFDGTLQGFELTDKPAFCFQGHPEASPGPHDVAPLFDRFVAMMEKN